Proteins from a single region of Ischnura elegans chromosome 2, ioIscEleg1.1, whole genome shotgun sequence:
- the LOC124153898 gene encoding uncharacterized protein LOC124153898 has protein sequence MEAVTDYSCVIKGNLGNKLDFLGARTPDLKESIREATESCLIAPKVGRKRSVQESPSWFRIRPTRRRSSKFLTDESESDPDYEPESPERETVTVSYKEPLENLERRLGIPRKPNQYGAIEGVVIGQWWKTRMECSYSGAHRPTVAGIHPGPEGAYSVALSGGYEGDWDSGNEFTFTGEGGRDLKGTKDKPKNLRTAPQSKDQTLTKGNLALFKSYENGSPVRVIRGYKVKGGFAPPDGYRYDGLYKVTKFWTATGEAGFLIYKFHFTRMENQLPLVDSIDSISLFSSVKTKEVNLSRPKRRSSVRRRRSISYGNEGSSEDEDPDEGSNKSQTDEEGECREVIEQATYIEIEESLPTFYKGRFLGFEESSLHSDDVFEVFDVVLSTIEKKALDLVSSMASLTKTVNDDVEDIENNAQGSLSSDEDSAKNRRKRQNPRRVVRSSR, from the exons atggaagcaGTGACTGATTATTCTTGTGTAATAAAGGGAAATCTTGGCAACAAGCTTGATTTTTTAGGTGCTCGAACGCCGGATTTGAAG GAATCCATACGAGAAGCTACGGAAAGCTGCTTAATAGCACCGAAAGTGGGTAGGAAAAGGAGTGTCCAAGAATCGCCTTCATGGTTCAGAATTCGACCTACTCGAAGACGAAGTTCAAAA TTTTTGACGGATGAGTCAGAAAGTGATCCAGATTATGAACCTGAGTCGCCAGAGAGAGAAACTGTTACCGTCTCGTATAAAGAGCCGTTGGAAAACTTAGAGCGCCGGCTTGGGATACCTAGGAAGCCAAACCAATACGGAGCAATAGAGG GAGTCGTCATCGGTCAGTGGTGGAAAACTCGAATGGAATGTTCATATTCTGGTGCTCACCGTCCAACTGTGGCTGGGATCCACCCTGGACCTGAAGGAGCCTACTCAGTGGCCCTTTCTGGTGGTTATGAAGGGGACTGGGATTCAGGGAATGAATTCACATTTACTGGAGAAGGAGGAAGGGACCTGAAAGGCACTAAAGACAAGCCTAAG AATTTAAGAACTGCCCCACAGTCTAAAGATCAGACGCTAACTAAGGGAAATTTGGCACTGTTCAAGAGCTATGAGAATGGTTCTCCTGTGAGAGTTATTCGTGGCTATAAAGTCAAGGGTGGCTTTGCTCCTCCTGATGGTTATCGCTAtgatg gGCTCTACAAGGTTACAAAATTTTGGACTGCAACGGGAGAGGCTGggttcttaatatacaaattccACTTCACACGGATGGAAAATCAACTACCTCTTGTTGATTCAATTGACAGCATCTCTCTCTTTTCATCTGTTAAG ACCAAGGAAGTTAACTTGAGCAGGCCTAAGAGACGTTCATCTGTCCGGAGACGTAGGTCCATCTCATATGGAAATGAAGGAAGTTCAGAAGACGAAGATCCAGATGAAGGATCAAACAAATCCCAAACTGATGAGGAAGGTGAATGTAGAGAGGTAATTGAACAAGCAACTTACATTGAAATTGAAGAATCGCTACCCACGTTTTATAAAGGAAGATTTTTGGGTTTTGAAGAATCCTCTCTTCATAGTGATGATGTCTTTGAAGTATTTGATGTGGTGTTATCTACTATAGAAAAGAAAGCGTTGGATCTTGTGTCCTCCATGGCTTCTTTGACCAAGACTGTGAATGATGACGTAGAAGATATTGAGAACAATGCCCAGGGTTCGCTTTCATCAGATGAAGATTCAGCCAAAAATCGTCGTAAAAGACAAAATCCAAGGAGAGTAGTTCGGTCATCTAGATga